A single genomic interval of Candidatus Gracilibacteria bacterium harbors:
- a CDS encoding barstar family protein — protein MSNTLSIHGQEVQSLDDIYLAVESYLDGRGVVLYSRNLDALYDVLSEVSLEKIVIHEKRKLKHTLEQNHDESDEMSDYYRLLSVFSDLDGVDIVLED, from the coding sequence ATGTCAAATACACTTTCCATACATGGACAAGAAGTCCAATCTCTCGATGATATTTACCTTGCAGTAGAATCATATCTTGATGGGCGGTGAGTAGTGCTCTATTCGAGAAATCTGGATGCGCTCTATGACGTGCTCTCTGAAGTGTCACTTGAGAAGATTGTGATTCATGAAAAACGAAAACTTAAACATACACTCGAACAAAATCATGATGAAAGTGACGAAATGAGTGATTATTATCGTTTGCTCAGTGTTTTTTCTGATCTCGATGGGGTTGATATTGTTCTGGAAGATTAG
- the recR gene encoding recombination mediator RecR, with product MPEALKRLIDMIHYLPGIGEKTAAKLAFFLLKANSAYVKNFAKALNDVHEKVRECEICHGMTDIEHPICSICADHKRDEHILCVVEDYLDMLSIERTGVYRGRYHILGGVVSPIAGVLPDKLNYKSLFARIGESPEMTEVILAMNPNIEGEATALYAIEHMPRDIKITRLSKGLPHAGSIEYADEITLLSAFRGRG from the coding sequence ATGCCCGAAGCACTCAAGCGCCTTATTGACATGATTCACTATCTTCCAGGAATTGGAGAAAAAACCGCGGCAAAGCTCGCGTTTTTTTTGCTGAAGGCGAATAGTGCCTATGTGAAGAATTTTGCAAAAGCACTGAATGATGTTCATGAGAAAGTCCGAGAGTGTGAAATCTGCCATGGGATGACAGATATTGAACATCCTATCTGTAGTATCTGTGCTGATCATAAGCGAGACGAACATATTCTCTGTGTGGTCGAGGATTATCTCGATATGCTCTCGATCGAACGCACGGGCGTCTATCGTGGTCGGTATCATATCCTTGGCGGTGTGGTGTCTCCGATTGCTGGAGTTCTTCCAGATAAGCTCAACTACAAATCCCTATTTGCTCGAATCGGAGAAAGTCCTGAGATGACAGAAGTGATTCTCGCGATGAATCCGAACATAGAAGGGGAGGCGACAGCACTCTATGCTATCGAACATATGCCACGGGATATAAAAATCACCCGCCTCTCGAAGTGACTTCCTCATGCGGGAAGTATCGAATATGCGGATGAGATTACGCTTCTTTCGGCGTTTCGGGGGAGGGGGTAA
- a CDS encoding LCP family protein — protein sequence MSGFKTKKLPKKIQEKPQEEEKQEQKETQVPKKRHISRWIIGISLFLITGLFAFAYVMNWANQDNSKFGSEAFQPLIDKAIISLKKEGTTNILIAGIGGRGHDGSDLTDSIMLASLNGDDKKVTLLSIPRDLYIAYPGGKGAGKINSLYAIGKSDKVGVKYLADKVSEITGQQIDHYVVIDFSGFKKIIDILGGIMIDVPEDLVDREYPDDNWGYETLIIRKGLQLMDGDLALKYARSRHSTSDFDRSNRQQLIIKAIKEKLFGADTITSPAKISDIFSAVMENIDTDMSLAKMAETAYSYKSVKTESIKILSLNDVCISIKQCHIGSYLYTPSRDLFGGASVLIPENARVNKLSYYDDIRRFVDVTFHFPDLSESPNEVVIVSSKANSKKAQDIAMGLAKLGIPLSTRNPTIIATGSISQSHINIYWHEDVKVGINPKSTTVQALKYLEESLPQIIVPHNEYVTNDGPKIEIVLGDDITSYFPFVTPVYYIPAPPPTSTSGETTVGSGNPKTTSPTKTTTSTQIKNTQTPPKTTIQTPIDQTSNTTIQPGQWEDFGN from the coding sequence ATGTCATGATTCAAAACGAAAAAACTTCCTAAAAAGATACAGGAAAAGCCTCAAGAAGAGGAGAAACAAGAACAAAAAGAAACACAAGTTCCAAAAAAAAGACATATATCTCGGTGGATTATCGGGATTTCCCTGTTTCTCATTACTGGGCTTTTTGCCTTTGCCTACGTGATGAATTGGGCCAACCAAGATAACTCAAAGTTTGGTTCTGAAGCATTTCAGCCACTTATCGACAAAGCGATTATTTCTCTGAAAAAAGAAGGAACAACGAATATTCTGATCGCTGGTATTGGCGGACGTGGGCATGATGGAAGTGATCTCACGGATTCTATCATGCTCGCATCGCTCAATGGAGACGACAAAAAAGTAACACTTCTCTCCATTCCACGAGATCTCTATATTGCTTATCCAGGAGGGAAATGAGCTGGAAAAATCAATAGTCTCTATGCTATAGGAAAGTCTGATAAGGTAGGAGTCAAGTATCTCGCAGATAAAGTTTCTGAGATTACCGGACAACAGATTGATCATTATGTCGTTATTGATTTTTCTGGATTCAAAAAAATCATCGATATTCTCGGATGAATCATGATCGATGTTCCGGAAGATCTCGTGGATCGAGAATATCCCGATGATAACTGGGGTTATGAGACCCTCATAATACGAAAGTGACTTCAACTCATGGATGGAGATCTTGCTCTCAAATATGCACGAAGTCGCCATTCTACGAGTGATTTTGATCGATCGAATCGCCAACAACTCATCATCAAAGCAATCAAAGAAAAATTATTCGGTGCTGATACAATCACGAGTCCTGCAAAGATCAGTGATATATTTTCTGCCGTTATGGAAAATATCGATACCGATATGAGTCTCGCGAAAATGGCAGAAACAGCATATAGCTACAAATCAGTAAAAACAGAAAGTATAAAAATTCTTTCATTGAACGATGTGTGTATTTCTATAAAACAATGTCATATCGGTTCATATCTCTATACTCCAAGTCGTGACCTTTTCGGTGGCGCCTCGGTTCTGATTCCTGAGAATGCACGCGTGAATAAACTCAGTTATTATGATGATATTCGTCGGTTTGTGGATGTGACATTCCATTTTCCAGATCTCTCAGAAAGCCCAAATGAAGTCGTAATCGTGAGCTCAAAAGCAAATAGCAAAAAAGCTCAAGATATTGCCATGGGACTCGCGAAACTCGGAATTCCTCTTTCGACTCGAAATCCAACAATTATTGCAACGGGTAGTATCTCTCAGAGTCATATCAACATCTATTGGCACGAAGATGTCAAGGTGGGAATCAATCCAAAATCTACAACTGTTCAAGCACTCAAATATCTCGAAGAATCCCTTCCTCAAATTATTGTTCCACATAATGAGTATGTGACCAATGATGGTCCAAAAATCGAGATTGTTCTCGGAGATGATATAACATCCTATTTTCCTTTCGTAACTCCGGTATACTATATTCCTGCGCCACCACCGACAAGTACTTCTGGTGAGACTACTGTGGGAAGTGGGAATCCAAAAACAACTTCTCCAACGAAAACAACGACTTCCACGCAAATAAAAAACACTCAAACACCTCCAAAAACAACAATTCAAACACCTATAGATCAAACATCAAACACAACAATTCAACCATGACAGTGGGAAGATTTTGGAAATTAG
- the rplA gene encoding 50S ribosomal protein L1 codes for MSKTHGKKYNQAVALVEKDRAYSVDEAVELLERTNTVKFDPTIELHFNLGIDPRQADQLVRSTLSLPHGTGKTKRIGAFTDLGNEAELKALGVTVAGNEDLIDSVLQGKVEFDIAIATTGMMKKMGKVAKVLGPKGLMPNPKAGTVGDDLIAIAKELMAGRFEFKNDKQGNVHSLAGKLSFGNKKLKENIEFFVKTVKGSRPAGLKGSASFIKSVYVCNAMGPGIKLDISNI; via the coding sequence ATGTCAAAAACTCACGGAAAGAAGTACAACCAAGCGGTTGCACTCGTCGAAAAAGATCGCGCATACTCAGTAGATGAAGCTGTAGAGCTTCTTGAGCGCACAAACACTGTAAAGTTTGACCCTACAATCGAGCTCCACTTCAATCTCGGAATCGATCCACGTCAAGCTGATCAGCTCGTTCGTTCTACTCTCTCACTTCCTCACGGAACTGGTAAGACAAAACGAATTGGTGCCTTCACTGATCTCGGAAATGAAGCTGAACTCAAAGCTCTTGGTGTTACTGTAGCAGGAAACGAAGATCTCATCGACTCTGTTCTTCAGGGAAAGGTGGAATTCGACATCGCTATCGCAACAACAGGAATGATGAAGAAAATGGGTAAGGTAGCGAAAGTTCTCGGTCCAAAGGGTCTCATGCCAAATCCAAAGGCTGGAACTGTTGGTGACGATCTCATTGCTATCGCAAAGGAACTTATGGCTGGACGTTTCGAATTCAAGAACGACAAGCAGGGAAATGTTCATTCTCTTGCAGGAAAACTCTCATTCGGAAATAAGAAACTCAAGGAGAATATTGAATTTTTCGTGAAGACTGTTAAGGGTTCTCGCCCTGCTGGTCTCAAGGGAAGTGCATCATTCATCAAGAGTGTCTATGTCTGTAACGCTATGGGTCCTGGTATCAAGCTCGATATCAGCAACATCTAA
- the rsmH gene encoding 16S rRNA (cytosine(1402)-N(4))-methyltransferase RsmH, with product MTQLHDPVLYEEVREIYLSQTQKHIVVDATTGLGGHAGMMASALGSDDIFIGFDRDNENLSLARSHIESLGTVCQSHYIHSSFAFLQEKLEEKGIQEIDFILYDLGVSSVHYDVADRGFSFRFDGPLDMRFDRTRGKTVTDILMTLDAPELARIFTTYGEEKKSWFIAQAIVKARKIETIDTTFKLLKIIEESSFDQKSPTRVFQALRIALNEEFENIESSLKQALDLLSVGGKILVITFHSLEDRLVKNIFAPYLEDTINEVTGQIQVKSKYKKYTKKPIIPTEAEIDRNPRSRSAKMRVIERIY from the coding sequence TTGACTCAACTGCATGATCCTGTCCTCTATGAGGAAGTTCGAGAAATCTACCTTTCTCAGACACAAAAACACATCGTTGTCGATGCTACTACGTGACTCGGGTGACATGCAGGTATGATGGCGAGTGCTCTCGGTTCGGATGATATCTTCATCTGATTCGATCGAGACAATGAGAATCTCTCGCTGGCACGTTCTCATATAGAAAGTCTCGGAACTGTTTGCCAGAGTCACTATATTCATTCTAGTTTTGCTTTTCTTCAGGAAAAACTCGAAGAAAAGGGAATACAGGAAATAGACTTTATCCTCTATGACCTTGGAGTGAGTAGTGTTCATTATGATGTTGCGGATCGAGGTTTCTCTTTTCGATTCGATGGTCCGCTCGATATGCGGTTCGATCGCACTCGTGGGAAAACGGTTACTGACATCCTCATGACACTCGATGCACCAGAATTGGCTCGGATTTTCACTACGTATGGTGAAGAGAAGAAGTCATGGTTCATTGCTCAGGCAATCGTAAAGGCACGAAAAATCGAAACTATCGATACTACCTTCAAACTCTTGAAGATTATCGAAGAATCCAGTTTTGATCAGAAATCGCCGACTCGAGTATTCCAGGCTCTTCGTATCGCTCTGAATGAGGAATTCGAAAATATCGAGTCTTCACTCAAACAAGCACTTGATCTACTCTCAGTTGGCGGGAAAATCCTCGTGATTACTTTCCATTCGCTCGAAGATCGTCTCGTGAAAAACATTTTCGCACCATATCTCGAAGATACGATCAATGAAGTCACGTGACAGATTCAGGTGAAGTCAAAATATAAAAAATATACCAAAAAACCAATCATCCCAACAGAAGCTGAAATAGATCGAAATCCTCGAAGTCGTAGTGCAAAGATGCGAGTTATAGAAAGAATTTACTAA
- a CDS encoding NYN domain-containing protein has translation METDKKLAILIDGDNIPSAYVKEMMEEIAKYGNPTIKRIYGDWTRPGLTKWKDILLEHAITPIQQYGYTQGKNATDSAMIIDAMDILYSMKVDGFCLVSSDSDFTRLATRLREAGMAVYGMGEKKTPKPFIVACDKFIYIEILKKQPEKSTIITPEKKGKKGEKIIPFSELTPLLDTITPEVIELIQNTISDLADDDGWAFLGDVGGLLQKKQPNFDPRNFGFNKLTPLLASTGKFEIVERNDGGKGRYKLIYVKNTLA, from the coding sequence ATGGAAACAGACAAAAAACTCGCCATACTCATCGACGGTGACAATATCCCATCAGCATATGTGAAGGAAATGATGGAAGAGATTGCGAAGTATGGGAATCCTACAATTAAGCGTATATATGGTGATTGGACACGTCCTGGACTCACGAAGTGGAAAGATATCCTCCTTGAACACGCCATCACGCCGATTCAGCAATATGGATATACCCAAGGGAAAAATGCAACCGATTCCGCGATGATCATCGATGCCATGGATATTCTCTACTCCATGAAGGTAGATGGATTTTGTCTTGTATCGAGTGATAGTGACTTTACTCGTCTTGCGACACGGCTCCGTGAAGCAGGAATGGCGGTGTACGGAATGGGTGAGAAGAAAACTCCGAAACCATTTATCGTCGCCTGTGACAAGTTCATCTATATAGAGATCCTCAAGAAGCAGCCAGAAAAATCTACAATAATCACACCCGAGAAGAAAGGGAAAAAGTGAGAAAAAATTATTCCTTTTTCTGAACTCACTCCCCTTCTCGACACTATCACGCCAGAGGTTATCGAACTGATTCAGAATACCATTTCGGATCTTGCCGATGATGATGGATGGGCATTCCTCGGTGATGTTGGTGGACTTCTCCAGAAAAAACAACCGAACTTTGATCCTCGAAATTTCGGATTCAATAAACTCACCCCCCTTCTTGCCTCGACAGGAAAATTCGAAATTGTGGAACGAAATGATGGAGGAAAAGGCAGATATAAGCTCATCTATGTGAAAAATACCCTGGCGTAA